The DNA sequence ACACCGACCAGATAGTCCCCGCGAGGTTCCTCAAGGAGGTCACATTCGAGAACATGGGGAACTACGCCTTCTACGACGCACGCCGTGACGACGACGGCGAACTCAACGACCATCCGTTCAACGTCTACAACGGAAACATACTCGTAGTCAACGACAACTTCGGCTGTGGATCGTCACGCGAACACGCCCCACAGGCTCTTATGCGGTGGGGTATCGAGGGTATCATAGGCGAGTCGTTCGCCGAGATATTCGCCGATAACTGTTCTTCGCTCGGAATACCGACGGTGACAGCCGACCACGAGACAGTCGACGAGATACAGTCGACGGTCGAAGACGATCCCGAGACACCTATCGAGATCAGAATTCAAGACGAGACCGTAACCGTCGGAGACGAGACAGTAGACGTCGGTATAGAGCCGTCGCTCAAGGAGGCTCTTCTCGAAGGCATCTGGGACACGACCGCGCTCATGAAGAGTAACCTCGACGAAGTACGAGAGACCTACGAGGAGCTACCCTACACCTCGAACTTCGACTAGATCTCGCCCGCGCCGAAACCTCTCTCCTCTCCTACCGAGAGGTACGACTCGACGAGTGCCCCGACCGCGTCTATGTGTCTTATAACCGAGAGGAGTGAGTGGTTGAGTTCCTGTCTGTCTATCTCGGGATACAGAACCCTCTCTATCGAGAGACGGTGAAGCTCGTCGAACTCCGCGATCTCTCCCTGTGGGTTGACATACCGGAATGTGCCCTCGAACGTCCTGAGGAGACGCCGTATCCTCCTGTCGATCTCGTCCTTCGTCTCCTCGTGGAGAGCGTCGAACTCCCTCAGGCTGTCCTCTACTGTCATGCTCGCCGTAAGCACGACGACGTCCTTCGGCTTGAGCTTAGCAACCCTCGCGCTGCCTCTCGACGTAGAGACGTCGTAGAGGAAGTCACGCGTACCCTCGTCCGACTCGATGAGTTTGACCTCGAATATCTGACCGTCGATGTAGTTACTAATCTTCTCCTGTGTGATTGAATCTGAGGTCATAATACTCCCGAGTAGGGCGCGGTATACATACTTTGGCTTTGATCTGACCGGGAAGCCTCTTCTACCCCGAGTTCATATACCGAGTATGACCACGGAGAGAGCCACCTTCGCCGGGGGATGTTTCTGGTGTACCGAGTCGGTATTCAAACACGTCGAGGGAGTCGACTCCGTAGTCTCGGGGTATACGGGAGGCGAAACTGACGATCCTACGTACAAGGAGGTATGTACGGGAAAGACGGGACACGCCGAGGCGGTACAGGTGAGCTACGATCCCGACGTCGTGAGTTACAGAGAACTTCTAGAGATCTTCTTCTCGACACACGACCCCACGACTCTCAACAGACAGGGACCCGATGTCGGAAGCCAGTACAGGTCGGCGGTCTTCTACCACGACGATGAACAGAGGCGCGAGGTCGAGTCGCTCGTCGACGAACTCGAATCCTCCGACGAGTATCCCTACGGAAAGGGAGATATAGTCACCGAGATAAACGAGCTTGAGGAGTTCTACGAGGCAGAGGAGTACCACCAGGACTACTACGACAAGAACCCCGGAAACGCCTACTGTAACGCCAACATCGAGCCGAAGCTCAGAAAGCTGAGGAAGAAGTTCAGCGACACCGTCGAGTCGGACGTGTAGATGTAGATTATCCCGAAGAGCTTTTGAGCTTTCTAAATGATCAAATAAAACATACATGACAGACGACAAGACTGTCGGATTCATAGGTCTCGGAATAATGGGAAAGCCGATGGCGGAGAACCTCTTGGAAGCGGGCTACTCGGTAGTCGGAAACAACCGTTCGCCCGAGCCCGTCGAGGATCTGGTTAGCCAGGGTGCCGACTCCGCCGCGACGCCCGAGGAGGTCGCGGAGAGAAGCGATGTCGTGATCTCCGTCCTGCCCGACTCCGACGTCGTGAAGGACGTCGCTCTCGGAGACGACGGAGTGATAGACGGAATCAGCGAGGGCGACGTCTTCATAGACATGTCGACTATCTCCCCCACTGTCACACAGGAGATAGCCGACGAGCTACACGAGGTCGGCGCTGACATGCTCGACGCTCCGATAAGCGGCGGAGAGGAGGGCGCAATAGAGGGAACACTCTCGATAATGGTCGGCGGAAACGACGACACCCTCGACGACCACCGCGATCTATTCGAGGTCATGGGCGATACTGTGACCCACTGCGGAGACCACGGCTCGGGACAGGTCGCTAAGGCGTGTAACCAGATCGTCCTCGGCGTGACACTTCAGGGAGTCAGCGAGGCACTCGTCTTCGCCAAGAAGGCAGGTGCGGATCTCGATGCAGTCCTCAACGCCATAAGCGGGGGTGCGGCTTCGTGCTGGGCACTCGACGCACGTGCCCCGCGTGTTATAGAGGGCAACTTCGACCCCGGATTCTTCGCGTCGTACCATTACAAGGATCTGCGTATAGCCACAGACGCCGGCGAGGCTTTCGGATCGCCGATGCCCGCGACGGAGCTCGTCCACGAGATGTTCAAGTCTATGGAACAGAAAGGACTCGGGATGGAGGATCACTCAGCGATTATCAAGATAGTCGAGGATCTCGCCGACGAGAAGGCACGAGTCGAGTAGGCGCGCCGGATTCCGATAGGAGATTTTTTATATTAGTTTCGTCCATTGTTAAGTAGTATGTTTGATGATGAAGAACTCGACGAGATAAAACAGGAACGCGAGGACTGGGAGGAAGAGACACTCGGTCCGGTTCTCGACTCGTACGGCGAACGCAAGGACGAGTTCGCTACCGTCTCGAACCTCGAAGTCGACCGTCTCTACACACCCGAGGACATAGACCACCTCGACTACAACGACGACATAGGCTTCCCCGGTGAGGAGCCCTTCACGCGTGGAGTCTACCCGACGATGTACCGCGGACGTTTCTGGACGATGCGCCAGTTCGCGGGATTCGGAACCGTCGAGGAGACCAACGAGAGGTTCCATTACCTCCTCGAAAACGGACAGACGGGTCTCTCGACGGCTTTCGACATGCCTTCTCTGATGGGACGTGACTCCGACGACCCGATGAGTGAGGGTGAGGTCGGAAAGGAAGGCTGTGCAGTCGACACTCTGAGGGACATGGAGATACTCTTCGACGAGATACCCCTCGAAGACGTCACCGTCTCGTTCACCATAAACCCGAGTGCGGCTGTCATATACGGCATGTTCGTCGCGCTCGCCGACAAGCGCGGTGTCGACAGGGAGAAGCTCAACGGGACATTCCAGAACGACATGTTCAAGGAGTTCATCGCACAGAAGGAGTGGGTCATACCCCCGCGTCCCGCTATAGACCTCGTCGTCGACACCATAGAGTTCGCGACGAACCAGAACCCCAAGATAAAGCCCGTCTCGATCTCGGGATACCATATCCGTGAGGCAGGTACGACGGCGATACAGGAGCTCGCCTTCACGCTCGCAGACGGATTCGGATACGTTGAGGCGTGCATGGAACGTGGAATGGACGTCGACGACTTCGCTCCTCAGCTCTCGTTCTTCTTCAACTCGCACAACTCGATGTTCGAGGAGATCGCGAAGTTCCGCGCCGCGAGGAAGATCTGGGCGGACAAGATGGACGAGTGGTACGACGCCGAGGACATAGAGTCGAGGAGACTCAAGTTCCACACACAGACAGCGGGACAGTCACTCACCGCACAGCAACCTCTCAACAACGTCGTCAGGACGACGATACAGGCACTCGCGGGAGTCCTCGGAGGCACTCAGTCGCTCCACACTAACAGCTACGACGAGGCTCTCGCACTTCCGAGTGAGGAGGCGGTCAAGGTCGCTCTCAGGACACAGCAGATCATCGCACACGAGTCGGGAGCCGCCGACGTCGTCGATCCCCTCGGAGGCTCGTACTTCGTCGAGTCGCTCACCGACGAGGTCTACGAGAAGACGATGGACTACATCGACCACATCAAGGAGCTCGGAGACGGCTCCGTCCTAGAGGGTATCTTTGTCGGACTCGACGAGGGATGGTTCCAGAAGGAGACACACGAGTCCGCCTTCGAGTACCAGCAGAGGGTCGAGAGCGGCGACGAGGTCGTCGTCGGTGTCAACAAGTACGTCGAGGAAGAGGACGACCAGGACATCGACATACTCCACGTCGACGAACAGGAGGCGTACGAGACACAGATCAACCGTCTCAACGAGGTCAAGGAGGAGAGAGACGACGAGGCTGTCGACGAGGCACTCGAAGACCTGCGTGAGGCTATCGAGAACGACGAGAACACGATGCCTTACATAGTCGCCGCGGTCAAGGAGTACGCCACGATGGGCGAGATAATGGGAGTCTTCAAGGACATACACGGAGCCTACCACGAGAGCAAGCTGAGAGCGTAAAGTAGTATATAAGAGTAGAGTTCTCTTCTCTCTTCATCTCATCTTCTTCTCTTTTCTGCTCTATTCACGTTTATTTATACTGCAGCGCCGATGTGCTCCGCCTGCTCCTGGTAACGGTTACGTATCGTAACCTCGGTGATGTCGGCGACCTCGGCGATCTCCTGCTGAGTCCTCTTCTCGTTTGTGAGCATCGAGGCGAGGTATATCGCGGCGGCGGCGTATCCCTTTGGCGACTTGCCGCTTGCGAGTCCCTGTTCCGACGTCTCACGTATAATCTTCTTCGCCCTCTCCTCGACCTCGGAGCTGAGCTCAAGCTCTGAGGCTATACGGGGCACGAACTCGACGGGGTCGGTCGGACCGATTTCGAGTCCGAGCTCACGCATTATGTACCTGTAGGTCCTCGCCAGCTCCTTCTCGTCGACACGTGAGACCTCGGCGACCTCGTCTATCGACCTGGGTATGCTTCCCTGTCTCAGCGCGGCGTAGAGTGCGGCGGCTGCGACGCCCTCTATTGAACGTCCCGGGAGGAGATCCTCGTCTACGGCACGTCTCTGTATCATCGAGGCGACCTCACGCGTGTTCTCGGGGACGTTGAGCGCACTTCCCATCCTGTCTATCTCTCCGAGAGCGTACCTCAGACCACGCTCCTTGCCCTTAGCCTGCGACCTCTTGTGCCACTTACGCAGCCTCTTCATCTGGGCGCGCTTGTTCGACGAGAGCGAGTTGCCGAATGCGTCCTTGTCCTGCCAGTCGATCTCTGTCGAGAGACCCTTGTCGTGCATCTTCTCAGTACGCGGCGCGCCTACACGTGCCTTCGAGTCCCTCTCCTCCGAGTCGAATGCCCTCCACTCGGGACCCTGGTCGATATGCCCCTCGTCGACTACGAGACCACAGTCCTGACAGACGGTCTCTCCCCTCTCAGGATCTTCTATGAGGCTGTCGGAGCCACACTCGGGACACTCCAACTCCTCTGACTCCTTGTTCACCTCCTCTGTCTCGTCCTCTTCGTCTCTCTCGTATGTTCTTATTGATGTTGATGTGTTATTGACCATTACACTTATACATTAGTGCCCGAGACATTTAAATGTGTCGGTGACCTTGGGTAAATGTCACCGTCTAACGCACGGTTATGACGGGGACGTCTGAGGTCTCGATCATCTTCCTCGTAGTGCTTCCGAGCATCACACCCGAAGACGACCCTCCGTGTGATCCCATCGTGACTATGTCGACGTCGTGGCTCTCGGCGTAGTCGAGTATCTCGTCGTAGGGGGTACCCTCACGTAACGCAGTCGTGACGCTCAGACCCTCGGAGTCGGCTGTCTCACGTAGCTCTTCGAGGGACTTCTCGCCGCCCTGTTTGAGACCTCCCACGATACTTCTCGGTAGGTCGGCGTTCTGTGACAGCTCGGTGTCGACGACGTAGACGACGTGGAGTCTCGCACCGTACTTCTTCGCCATCCCCATACCGTGTTCGGCTGCGTCTCTTGCCTCGTCGCTTCCGTCCGTCGGCACAAGGACGGAGTCGTAAGACGGCGGCTCTTCTATCCTGTTCCTCTCGGACTCGGCTCCGACTCCGACTCCGTTTCTCACTGTCATCACAGGTACGTCCGACCGTCTCACGACCCTCTCGGTGGTGCTTCCGAGTATGAACCTCTCACGTCCGCTCTTCGCGCTCGTACCCATGGCTATGAGGTCGACGTCGTTCCCGGCGGCGTAATCGAGTATCTCCTCGTGAGCCACCCCCGTCCTCACGACGGGTCTCGCCTCGACTCCATTCTCCTCGGCTTCCTCGACTACTTCGCGCGTCGCCTCACGTCCCTTACTCTCGAACTCCTCGATTATGTCGTGTCTCTCGCCGGTCTCGACGGGTATTCCGCCGTTGACGTCGGCTACGTATATCGGAACCACCTCGGCGTCGTGCCTCTCGGCTACTGAGAGGGCGTGTTCGACGGCGGTGTGTGCCGTCTCGGTTCCGTCGGTCGGGACGAGTATCCTATCGTACATACTGGGCTTACTACAACTCCACTCCCTAAATAAGTCATCCCCGCTTCGGGAGCCATCACTCATCTTTTATTCTGAGGGCTTCGTAGACACACGTATGTCAGAGATTCCCTCCGATCCCCGCGCCGACTATACCTATACTTCCAACTCTGCTTCGGACATTCCCTCATCTGTCGAGTCCATGAAGGATGAGTTCGACTGTGAGGTACGTCTCGACGACTTCTCACGCAGTCTCTACGCGACCGACGCGAGCATATACGAGGAGACGCCCATAGCGGTTACTTTCCCTGAATCGACCGAAGACGTCTCGGACATACTCGACTACTGTTCCCGTAACTCTATACCCGTTCTTCCGAGGGGTGGCGGAACCAGCCTCGCGGGTCAGGCGGTCAACGAGGCGGTCGTCCTCGATTTCACGCGCCGCATGGACTCTGTCGTCGACGTAGACACCGAATCGCGCACCGCGACTGTCGAGGCGGGAGCCGTAGTCGAGGAACTCAACACGCGTCTCGAAGACCACGGTCTCAAGTTCGCGCCCGATCCCGCGTGGAGGGACAAAAGTACGGTAGGAGGCGCGATAGGCAACAACAGTACAGGGTCGCACTCCCTCAAGTACGGAAAGACTGGAGCCTACATAGAGAGATCTGAGGTCGTACTCGCCGACGGAACCGTAACGACCTTCGGCGAGATCAGACTCGAAGAGCTACGTGAGAAAGCCGACCCCGACGGCGACCTCGAAGAACGGATCTACGAAGAGGTCTTGCGTACTATAGACGAAGAGTCGGAGACAGTCGAGGAGACGTACCCAGACCTCAAGAGGAACGTCTCGGGATACAGCCTCGACCGTCTCGTCGAAGAAGCGAAGCACGGAAAGGTCAACCTCGCGCGTCTTCTCGCTGGAAGTGAGGGAACACTCGGTGTTGTGACGCGTGCGACCCTCTCACTCGAAGAGATTCCCGCCGAGAAGTCAGCCGTTCTTCTTAGCTACTCCGATCTCTCCGACGCACTCAAGGACGTCTCGGATGTACTCGACCACGACCCCGCCGCAGTCGAGGTTCTCGACGATGTCCTGATAGACCTCGCACGTGACACAGACGAGTTCTCGGGTGTGGTCGAGATGCTCCCCGACGGAACCTCGTCTGTACTCCTTACTGAGTTCTACGCCGAGGATGACTCCGAGGCGAGGCGCAAGGTCGAGTCGCTCGTCGACGACAGGCTGGGTAACCGCGCATTCGACCATCTCGAAGCCTACGACGACGACAGACGCGAGAGGTTCTGGAAGCTCAGAAAGAGCGGTCTGCCTATACTCCTGTCGCGCACGACCGACGAGAAGCATATCAGCTTCATAGAGGACACCGCCGTCCGTCCCGAAGACCTACCCGAGTATGTCTCGGAGTTCGAGGAGATACTCGAAGACCACGGCACCTTCGCTAGCTTCTACGCCCATGCCGGACCCGGCTGTCTCCACATACGTCCTCTCGTGAACACAAAGACCAACGACGGCGTCGAGAAGATGGAGTCGATAGCTGACGAAGTTACAGACCTCGTCGTCGAGTACGGCGGATCGGTCTCGGGGGAACACGGCGATGGAAGGGCGAGGACCCAGTGGAACTCGAAGCTCTACGGCGACGAAGTCTGGGAGATCTTCAGAGACCTCAAGTCCGCCTTCGACCCTGACTGGATACTCAACCCCGGACAGGTCTGTGGCGACGTGAGTATGACCGATAGTCTCAGACACGGCTCCGACTACTCCCTCGACGCTGGTTCCGAATCCGACTCCGACACCGACTTCGAGACATCGCTCAACTGGGACAACGAAAATGGCTTCGAGGGGATGGTCGAGCTCTGCCACGGCTGTGGCGGATGCCGAGGTAAGCAGGAGACTACGGGAGGTGTGATGTGTCCGACCTACAGAGCGTCGGAGGAGGAGATAACTTCGACGCGCGGTAGGGCGAATCTCCTCAGACGTGCTATGTCGGGAGACCTCGACGCCGACGCCTTCGACACCGAGTTCATGGCTGAAGTAATGGATCTGTGTATCGGCTGTAAGGGCTGTGCGACTGACTGTCCGAGCGGCGTCGACATGGCGAAGATGAAGGCGGAGATAGAGAACGAGTACCACGACAGACACGGTGCGTCGCTCAGGGAGAGGATATTTGCGAACCCGGATAAGTTCCTCTCGCTCGGTAGCACGTTCGCTCCTGTCTCGAACCTCGTCACACAGATTCCGGGAGCGCGTTATCTCTTGGAGAAGACAGTCGGTATCGCACGTGAACGTCCCCTCCCGGAGTTCGAGAGAGAGACGTTCGAGGACAGATTCCCGTCGTCCCGTGTCTCCAAGTCGGAAGCCGAGGCGAAGGCGGTTCTCGTCGTCGATCCCCAGACCAACTACACAAAGCCCGAGGTGGGGATCGCGGCGGTCGACGTCCTAGAGTCGCTCGGTGTCCACGTCGATATACGTACAGATCCGACAGGACGTGCGGCGTACTCACAGGGCTTCGTAGACGGGACCCGTGCGACCGCTGAGGATAACGTCTCGGATCTGGGTACACGTGTCTCGGAGGGATGGGATGTCGTCGCACTCGAACCCTCCGACGCAGTTATGTTACAGTCCGACTATCTGGATCTGATCGCGCGAGACGAAGCCGAAGTCAGAGCCGAAGTCGAGAGGGTCGCGTCTAACACGTACGGCTTCTTCGAGTACGTCGACACCGTCCTCAAAACTCTCCCCGACAGCGAGGACTCTGCGTCTCAGAAACTCGTCTACCACGGACACTGCCACCAGAAGGCTGCGAAGAAGGATCACCACGCTCTAAACGTCTTGGACGAGGTGGGCTACGAAGTTGAAGACCTCGACTCGGGATGCTGTGGCATGGCGGGGAGCTTCGGCTACGAGTCGGAACATTACTCGATGAGTGCCGCGATAGGCGAGATACTCCTCGATCAGATAGAGACGTCCGACGGCGACGTAGTCGTAGCACCCGGGGCGTCTTGCAGGACTCAGCTTGAGGAGTACGACGGCGAAGTAGTACATCCCGTCTTCAAGCTCTCCGAAGCCTTATTGAATTAGATTTATGGAGGCGTGACACGTACTTGGTTCATGTCCTACATCGAGCGGCTCCGAGACAAACCCATAAACATCGCGTACGTAGGCGTCGCAGTCTTCTTCCTAAACCACGTCTTTGAGGTCTTCCTGTCCAAGTACGTCTCGTACGCCCTAATGGGAATAGCACTCCTGCTGTTCGCGTACGGAGTCTACGGAAACATCAGCTCGTCTTCCCCCAGAGACGACTCGTCGGCTTAGAGAGAGAAGCGAACTGCTTAATCCACAGCGCGTCTATATACAGCGTCAGTGTTCCCCATAATCGTCCTCGCGGTCGCCCTGGGAGTCGGAGGGGGGCTTCTCGTAGCCTACTTCCTGAGCTACGTCTCCGCTTACTTCCGAAGAGCACTCTACGGAGACCCCGGTCACGAGAGTCAGACCTGGACGTGGAGAGGACGTGACCCAACAGGAAAGACCGAGGACGACCTCAGACGTGAGTCCTACGAGAGAATAGAGAAGTTCCTCCGGAGACACGGCTACGACTACGTCTCCGAGAAGGAGTTCGACATCGAGGGTCAGACGGTGACGGCACCCTACTACATACTCGACGACGAAATAGCCGTCTTCCTCGACGACTGGCACGACGAGTACCTCGTGTCGAGCACGGGTGTCAGTACTGTACTCATAGGCTTATACGACACTGACCAGTACACTGCACTCAGAAGAGCACTCGGTATCGAGGAGGACTGGCGCGACGAGATCTACTTCGAGGACGACGACGAGATCTCGGATCTCCGTGTCCTCGGGCTCGAACCCGATACCCAAGGAAGCCAAAGCCAGGACAGTGACGGAGACAGTGACAGTGACATGGATATAACCGCAGACGAGGTCAGAGAAGCCTACAGGGAGCGAATAAAGGAGACACATCCCGACCTCAACGACTCCGACGACGCAGACGAGGAGTTCATGCGTGTCCAGGAGGCGTACGAGAGCCTGATGGAGGAGCGTGAGGCAGAACCGTAATTAGTCTCTGTCACCAATCTCCTTTAATGTCAGAGTCAGGGACTGCGGACGTAGAATCCGACTACATAGACCATCCTCTACTCAACGACTCGACAGTGGAGAGGAGGATGTACCAGCTTGAGCTTTCGAGTGCCGCTCTGTCGTCCCCGTCTCTTGTTGTACTCCCGACCGGAACGGGAAAGACGTCTGTCTCTCTCCTCGTTACCGCGGCACGTCTCAACCGTCTCGGGGGTAAGTCCCTACTTCTCGCGCCTACGAAGCCCCTAGTCGAACAGCACGCAGAGTTCTTCCGCGAGGCACTCGAAGTACCTGACTCCGAGATAGTCGTATTCACTGGCGACACCCCACCCGACGAGAGGAGCGATGTCTGGGAAGACGCACGTGTAGTAATCGCTACGCCTCAGGTCATCGAGAACGACATAATCGGGAGCCGTATAGATCTCTCCGATGTCGTACATCTCACATTCGACGAGTGCCACAGGGCGACCGGCGACTACTCGTACGTCTACATAGCCGAGAGCTACGCGAGAGACGCTAAATCCCCGCTCGTGACGGGAATGACTGCGTCACCGGGGTCGAACAAGGAAGAGATACTCGAAGTCTGTGACAACCTCGGGATCGAGAACGTCGAGATAATGACCGAGGAGGACTCCGACCTCTCGGAGTACACACACGACACCGACGTAGAGTGGAAACACGTCGATGTCCCCGACGAGATTCTCGAACTCCGTGACCTGATCGAGGATGTCGTAAAGGACAGGATGGAACGTCTCAAGAGCCTTGGGGTGATCAACACCGCACGCACTGACATCTCGATGAACAAGCTCCTGAGTGCGAGGGGGGAGATACAGGAGATGATTGACAACGACGAGTCGGCGGGCTACTCGGCGATGTCTATACACGCCGAGGTCATGAAGCTACGCCACGCAGTCGAGATAGTCGAGACACAGGGCGTTGACACTCTCGTCTCTTACTTCGAGAAGCTCGAGAACGAGGCTAGGTCTTCGGGCGGAAGCAAGGCGGTCAAGAGACTAATGTCGGAAGACCGGATACAGGAGGCGAGACGCAGAGTCGAGGAGTACGACGGTCTCCATCCCAAGATGGAGGTTCTGAGGCCGTACGTCGTAGACGTCCTGTCGGGAGACGACCCGTCACGTGTCATAGTCTTCACCGAGTACCGCGATACTGCGGCGACACTCACTGACTTCTTCGAGTCCCACGACGGAATCGAGCCACAGAGGTTCGTGGGACAGTCGAACAGGGACGGAGACCCGGGGATGACACAGAAAGACCAGAAGGAAGCCATCGAGGGCTTCAAGTCGGGCGAATCGAACGTCTTAGTCGCCACCTCGGTCGCCGAGGAGGGTATCGACATACCCGAGGTCGACCTCGTCCTCTTCTACGAGCCGGTGCCTTCGGAGATACGGAGCATACAGAGGAGAGGACGCACGGGAAGACAGAGACAGGGAAACGTCGTCGTACTCATCGCCGAGGACACGAGAGAC is a window from the Candidatus Afararchaeum irisae genome containing:
- a CDS encoding DEAD/DEAH box helicase, which codes for MSESGTADVESDYIDHPLLNDSTVERRMYQLELSSAALSSPSLVVLPTGTGKTSVSLLVTAARLNRLGGKSLLLAPTKPLVEQHAEFFREALEVPDSEIVVFTGDTPPDERSDVWEDARVVIATPQVIENDIIGSRIDLSDVVHLTFDECHRATGDYSYVYIAESYARDAKSPLVTGMTASPGSNKEEILEVCDNLGIENVEIMTEEDSDLSEYTHDTDVEWKHVDVPDEILELRDLIEDVVKDRMERLKSLGVINTARTDISMNKLLSARGEIQEMIDNDESAGYSAMSIHAEVMKLRHAVEIVETQGVDTLVSYFEKLENEARSSGGSKAVKRLMSEDRIQEARRRVEEYDGLHPKMEVLRPYVVDVLSGDDPSRVIVFTEYRDTAATLTDFFESHDGIEPQRFVGQSNRDGDPGMTQKDQKEAIEGFKSGESNVLVATSVAEEGIDIPEVDLVLFYEPVPSEIRSIQRRGRTGRQRQGNVVVLIAEDTRDEAYFWSAKRKEKKMKSEMEDLKGVADEINDEIGDNQRTLGEFDEKEDDAAETETTRTDSGVQTDTEEDDSIVVVADQRETKSNVVKEIDRSDDVDVRLETLDVGDYVASSRVGVERKTTDDFVSSITGERSVFEQVKNLSSNYSSPMMVVEGTPEDLYSKGVHPNAVRGALTSISIDFGVSVVFSRGDEDTAELLMAAARREQTENDTEVQLHDDKSSATVSEQQEYVVSSIADVGRVIARNLLEEFGTVENVMTASVEDLKQVDKVGEKTARRIREILTEEY